Genomic segment of Paracholeplasma morum:
CAATGTTGCTGTATTATATGAATTAAACTCAGAAACAGACTTCGTTGCTAAAAACGAAAAGTTCTTAGCTTTAATCGATAAAGTCGGCGAAACAATCTTCAACAGTGGAGCAAGCAATACTGAAGAAGCATTACAAGCAAGCGTAGATGGTAAAACAATCGAAATTTTATTGTCAGAAGCTACTGCGACAATCGGTGAAAAAATGACACTTAGACGTGTTACAAGAATCGTTAAAGAAGACGCACAAATTTTCGGTGCTTACAAACATATGGGTGGTAGAATTGCCTCTGTTGCAATCCTAAACGGTGGAGACGAGGTTGTAGCAAAAGACATCGCTATGCATGTTGCTGCACAAAAACCACAATACTTAGACCAATCTCAAATCTCTGCAGATACAATTGCTAAAGAAAGAGAAATCTTAGTACACCAAGCTATGGAAGAAAATTCACACGATCCAAAACCAAAACCACAAAACATCTTAGAAAAGATGGTCGAAGGTCGCTTAAACAAACAACTAAAAGAAATTTGCTTAGTGAACCAACCATTCGTTAAGAATCCAGATGAAACAGTTGAACAATATGTTAAAAACGCTAAAGCAGCTGTTGTTACATTCGTTCGCTTAGAAGTAGGCGAAGGCATTGAAAAACGTGAAGTAGACTTCGCTAAAGAAGTTATGGAACAAGTAAAAGCTTAAATTTTTAACCTAAAACTCAATTAAAAAATCTAAACATCGAGGTGGTTCTATGAGTTATAAACGCGTATTACTCAAAATGAGTGGTGAAGCCTTAAAGGGACATACAGAACATGGAATTGATCCACAAACTGTTATGAAACTAGCTAAAGAAATCAAAGAGGTCAAAGACCTTGGCATTGATGTTGGTATCGTCGTTGGTGGCGGTAACATTTGGCGCGGCAAAACTGCTGAAGGCTTAGGTATGGATAGAGCACAAGCTGACTATATGGGCATGCTTGCGACAATCATGAATGGTTTAGCCATTCAAGATTCGCTTGAAAAAATTGGTGTACCAACACGTGTGATGAGTTCATTAAACGTAAGTGAAGTATGCGAACCTTATATCAGAAGACGTGCGACAAGACATATGGAAAAAGGAAGAGTAGTCATC
This window contains:
- the tsf gene encoding translation elongation factor Ts; protein product: MAVTAQQVKQLRDITGAGMLDCKKALEQNDGDIEAAVTYLREKGIAKAAKKADRIAAEGLCNFVIEGNVAVLYELNSETDFVAKNEKFLALIDKVGETIFNSGASNTEEALQASVDGKTIEILLSEATATIGEKMTLRRVTRIVKEDAQIFGAYKHMGGRIASVAILNGGDEVVAKDIAMHVAAQKPQYLDQSQISADTIAKEREILVHQAMEENSHDPKPKPQNILEKMVEGRLNKQLKEICLVNQPFVKNPDETVEQYVKNAKAAVVTFVRLEVGEGIEKREVDFAKEVMEQVKA
- the pyrH gene encoding UMP kinase, giving the protein MSYKRVLLKMSGEALKGHTEHGIDPQTVMKLAKEIKEVKDLGIDVGIVVGGGNIWRGKTAEGLGMDRAQADYMGMLATIMNGLAIQDSLEKIGVPTRVMSSLNVSEVCEPYIRRRATRHMEKGRVVIFVGGTGSPYFSTDTAAALRAAEIDADVILMAKNGVEGVYDKDPRKNTDAIMFNELTHKFVLEHGLEIMDSTAASLCKDNSIDLIVFNMNQEGNIKKASLGEKIGTVVK